A region from the Rhodopseudomonas julia genome encodes:
- the gluQRS gene encoding tRNA glutamyl-Q(34) synthetase GluQRS, producing the protein MNRAPEKPVFRFAPSPNGYLHLGHAYSALLNERAAGAADGRLLLRMEDIDYTRARLEFTQAIFDDLSWLGIAFEQPVLCQSHRFPAYAGALAALDRLGLLYPAFLSRSEIRGAISEKEKTGHTWPRDPDGAPHYPGLERDWSSQMRADRIATGAPYALRLDMRRALAGLEPLAWQELDLETGETTRVSAHPSTWGDVILARKDVPASYHLAVTLDDAYQGVTHVVRGADLEAATSVHRLLQVLLGLPAPLYHHHRLILDKEGRKLAKSAGSTALGDLREAGATPDEIRLSLGFAPPAAASVA; encoded by the coding sequence TTGAACCGCGCGCCTGAAAAACCCGTCTTCCGGTTCGCGCCGAGCCCGAACGGCTATCTGCATCTCGGCCATGCCTATAGCGCGCTCCTCAACGAGCGCGCCGCCGGGGCCGCAGACGGCCGCCTCCTCCTGCGCATGGAGGACATCGATTACACCCGCGCCCGTCTGGAATTCACCCAGGCGATCTTCGATGATCTCTCCTGGCTCGGCATCGCCTTCGAACAGCCGGTTCTGTGCCAGAGCCACCGCTTTCCGGCCTATGCCGGCGCGCTGGCCGCCTTGGATCGGCTCGGCCTTCTCTACCCGGCGTTTTTGAGCCGCTCGGAAATCCGTGGCGCCATCTCTGAAAAGGAAAAGACCGGCCACACCTGGCCGCGCGATCCCGATGGCGCCCCGCATTATCCGGGCCTCGAACGCGACTGGTCGAGCCAAATGCGCGCCGACAGGATCGCGACCGGCGCCCCCTATGCGCTCCGCCTCGATATGCGCCGGGCTCTCGCCGGCCTTGAGCCGCTCGCCTGGCAGGAGCTCGATCTTGAGACCGGAGAAACGACACGCGTGAGCGCCCATCCGAGCACTTGGGGCGACGTCATTCTGGCGCGCAAGGACGTGCCGGCGAGCTATCATCTCGCCGTCACCCTCGACGACGCCTATCAGGGCGTCACCCATGTCGTGCGCGGGGCCGATCTCGAAGCGGCGACCTCGGTCCACCGCCTCCTGCAGGTGCTGCTCGGCCTGCCCGCGCCCCTCTACCACCATCACCGGCTGATCCTCGACAAGGAGGGCCGCAAGCTCGCAAAATCCGCCGGCTCGACCGCGCTGGGCGACCTGCGCGAGGCCGGCGCCACCCCGGACGAGATTCGCCTTAGCCTGGGCTTTGCCCCACCGGCGGCCGCGTCCGTTGCCTGA
- a CDS encoding DMT family transporter, translating to MVSLSEDAGAGAGAGAAAARLRALLLIMLAFLCFACLDTTAKYLGQWLPAMQIVWVRFLTHFLLTLLIFRPWRDMALCLPRNKKLQVARACCLVGSTLFNFLAVRHLQLAQTVSIFFIGPFIVTALAGPMLGEWAGPQRWAAVVVGFLGALIIIQPVPGAFEPAMLLSVGAATSNALYVILTRQMAGRETAQSMIVMPAILASFAIAPLGIAQWETVPSTFLWGLLIATGFFGGLGHWLLIKAHELAPATLLAPFVYSEILWITALGFVIFGDIPPRSTVLGGAIIILSGLFILYRERRTRTPPSIEPRA from the coding sequence ATGGTCTCTCTCTCCGAAGACGCCGGCGCAGGCGCCGGCGCAGGCGCCGCCGCGGCGCGCCTGCGTGCGCTTCTTCTCATCATGCTCGCCTTTCTCTGCTTCGCCTGTCTCGACACGACGGCGAAATATCTCGGTCAGTGGCTGCCGGCGATGCAGATCGTCTGGGTGCGCTTTCTCACGCATTTTCTCCTGACGCTCCTCATCTTCCGGCCCTGGCGCGACATGGCGCTCTGTCTGCCGCGCAACAAGAAGCTCCAGGTGGCGCGCGCCTGCTGCCTCGTCGGCTCGACCTTGTTCAACTTCCTGGCCGTGCGCCATCTTCAGCTCGCCCAGACGGTCAGCATCTTCTTCATCGGCCCCTTCATCGTCACGGCCCTTGCCGGGCCGATGCTCGGCGAATGGGCGGGGCCGCAGCGTTGGGCGGCGGTCGTCGTCGGCTTCCTCGGCGCGCTCATCATCATCCAGCCGGTGCCGGGGGCGTTTGAGCCGGCGATGCTTCTCTCGGTCGGGGCTGCGACCTCGAACGCGCTCTACGTCATCCTGACGCGCCAGATGGCCGGGCGCGAAACCGCGCAGAGCATGATCGTCATGCCGGCGATCCTTGCAAGCTTCGCCATCGCGCCGCTCGGCATCGCCCAATGGGAGACCGTTCCCAGCACCTTTCTCTGGGGTCTCCTCATCGCCACCGGCTTTTTCGGCGGCCTCGGCCACTGGCTGTTGATCAAGGCGCACGAGCTCGCGCCCGCCACCCTGCTTGCGCCTTTCGTCTACAGCGAGATTCTCTGGATCACCGCTCTCGGCTTCGTCATATTCGGCGATATCCCGCCGCGTTCGACGGTTCTGGGAGGTGCGATTATCATCTTGAGCGGCCTTTTCATTCTCTATCGCGAACGGCGCACCAGGACGCCTCCCTCGATTGAACCGCGCGCCTGA
- a CDS encoding creatininase family protein: protein MLRLWQDLTSPELARCDPARTVAILPIAATEQHGPHLPLGTDCHIAEGLAGELAKTLDHDVEALLLPTIGVGASLEHMSFAGTLSLSAAQMTQMIVAMGEGVATAGLKKLILISSHGGNSPSAAAAVLELRARHGLLAVTTSWRRFGLPAEFADDSERAVGIHGGFVETALMLHFKPDLVRHLSLADFPSRQSGLAERFRRLRAYGDVGYGWLAEDLNAEGVVGNAAAASAEAGAAIARHQARGMAELVHEVVAVDMRECLAEG from the coding sequence ATGTTGCGCCTTTGGCAGGATCTGACGAGCCCCGAACTCGCCCGATGCGATCCGGCGCGCACCGTGGCGATCCTGCCGATCGCGGCCACCGAGCAGCACGGGCCGCATCTGCCGCTCGGCACCGATTGTCACATCGCCGAAGGGCTTGCGGGGGAGCTCGCGAAGACACTCGATCACGACGTCGAAGCGCTGCTTCTTCCGACGATCGGCGTTGGCGCCTCGCTCGAACACATGTCCTTTGCCGGTACGCTGTCGCTTTCGGCGGCGCAGATGACGCAGATGATCGTGGCCATGGGCGAAGGGGTGGCGACGGCCGGCCTCAAGAAGCTCATTCTGATCAGCTCGCATGGTGGCAACAGCCCCTCGGCGGCGGCGGCCGTGCTCGAGCTTCGGGCGCGCCATGGGCTTCTCGCGGTGACGACGAGCTGGCGGCGTTTCGGCCTGCCGGCAGAGTTTGCCGACGATTCGGAGCGCGCCGTCGGCATTCACGGCGGCTTCGTGGAGACCGCGCTGATGCTGCATTTCAAGCCCGATCTCGTCCGGCATCTTTCGCTCGCCGATTTCCCGTCCCGGCAAAGCGGGCTCGCCGAGCGCTTTCGCCGTCTTCGCGCCTATGGCGATGTCGGCTATGGCTGGCTCGCAGAGGATCTCAATGCCGAGGGCGTCGTCGGCAATGCCGCTGCGGCGAGCGCCGAAGCGGGAGCCGCGATCGCCCGGCATCAGGCGCGGGGCATGGCCGAACTCGTTCATGAGGTGGTGGCTGTCGACATGCGAGAGTGTCTTGCCGAAGGCTGA